One Halorientalis litorea DNA segment encodes these proteins:
- a CDS encoding cytochrome c oxidase subunit 3, with the protein MGVADDTTDDHGGHGDHHLPAVEDWPRGFGEASWWPFVTAIAAAGFYVGAGLFVLGRGENAIVGPMVGPGVFVASTVLFLIGLYGWVYHAFVVNFWEHGTEGHGGSTLKLAMLLFLGTEVATFGAGFVYYFFVRSGTWPPTGAELPPLVSSLVLVNTAILVVSSFTLHYAHVALLNENRKRFIRLLGVTLLLGVIFIGGQVLEYYEFLVHEGFTLTEGVFGSAFYGLTGLHGLHVSMGAVLIGIVFARALLGQYSADRHTSVSTASMYWHFVDAVWIFLVVVLYVGAAF; encoded by the coding sequence ATGGGCGTCGCAGACGACACGACAGACGACCACGGTGGCCACGGGGACCATCATCTCCCCGCGGTAGAGGACTGGCCCCGCGGGTTCGGAGAGGCGAGTTGGTGGCCGTTCGTCACGGCCATCGCGGCGGCCGGCTTCTACGTCGGTGCCGGACTCTTCGTCCTCGGGCGAGGCGAGAACGCCATCGTCGGGCCGATGGTCGGCCCCGGCGTGTTCGTGGCCAGTACCGTCCTCTTCCTCATCGGCCTGTACGGCTGGGTCTACCACGCGTTCGTGGTCAACTTCTGGGAGCACGGCACGGAGGGACACGGCGGCTCGACCCTCAAACTGGCGATGTTACTGTTCCTCGGAACGGAAGTCGCCACGTTCGGGGCTGGCTTCGTCTACTACTTCTTCGTCCGGTCGGGGACGTGGCCACCCACGGGTGCGGAACTCCCGCCCCTCGTGAGTTCGCTCGTCCTCGTCAACACTGCCATCCTCGTGGTGAGCAGTTTCACGCTCCACTACGCACACGTCGCGCTCCTCAACGAGAACCGCAAGCGGTTCATCCGCCTGCTCGGCGTGACGCTGTTGCTCGGCGTGATATTCATCGGCGGACAGGTGCTCGAATACTACGAGTTCCTCGTCCACGAGGGCTTCACGCTCACCGAGGGCGTCTTCGGGAGCGCGTTCTACGGGCTGACAGGCCTCCACGGCCTCCACGTCTCGATGGGTGCCGTCCTCATCGGCATCGTGTTCGCCCGTGCCCTGCTCGGCCAGTACTCGGCTGACCGGCACACCTCGGTCAGCACCGCCTCGATGTACTGGCACTTCGTCGACGCCGTCTGGATTTTCCTCGTCGTCGTCCTCTACGTCGGCGCGGCCTTCTGA